The proteins below are encoded in one region of Spirochaetota bacterium:
- a CDS encoding nucleotidyltransferase gives MKDQTSIPEIVIAISSCLIKSNISFCIAGGIAVSLWGHVRATEDIDIIALLDETNETKFFNALQNRFNVIPHKEEMLQSTLTPLKRYVIVHNSFHFVIDILLATNDFLKHCIQNSKLFSIKGIKIPVINLEDLIVIKCVAGRYQDIADIQALVRGSIPVNKDYIVKQLELLHIPVPEAVTPFILQ, from the coding sequence ATGAAAGACCAAACATCAATTCCTGAAATTGTTATTGCTATTAGTTCCTGTCTTATAAAATCAAATATCTCATTCTGTATTGCCGGAGGTATTGCTGTTAGTTTATGGGGTCATGTACGGGCAACTGAAGATATTGATATTATTGCATTACTTGATGAAACAAATGAAACTAAATTTTTCAATGCATTGCAAAACCGTTTTAACGTTATACCTCATAAAGAGGAAATGCTACAATCAACATTAACCCCTCTTAAACGATATGTTATTGTACACAACTCTTTTCATTTTGTAATAGATATTCTATTAGCAACAAATGATTTCTTGAAACACTGTATACAAAACAGCAAACTATTCTCTATAAAGGGTATCAAAATTCCTGTTATTAATCTTGAAGATCTTATTGTTATTAAATGTGTTGCAGGAAGATATCAGGATATTGCCGACATACAGGCTCTTGTACGCGGTTCTATCCCGGTAAATAAAGATTATATTGTTAAACAATTGGAGTTACTGCATATTCCAGTGCCTGAAGCGGTTACACCATTTATTTTGCAATAA
- a CDS encoding Ig-like domain-containing protein, giving the protein MEKHKILLLIQLISLLLLFQCAPQAPTVQPNPEQSGGGGTGIGTAAPDLLNAYPANGDTSIPVDTSIVLIFSEPVDLATIVPANVTISGGVTYSASSSSDGRVVILTITSGNLSPLTPYTIDVGTGVLDQDIPQRNLITNYSITFTTSADTSTFEHPRVIAASRYPSNGANNVSINQSFVDVTFTKQVNPVTVVANASFDITPGLATGVSTTDNQTFRLQLSTSLAYNTLYTIALTAAITDSLSNPLVLDGNHTWTFTTELAPATGALTISNVWVMNITDTQAIIYWTTSTPQAAISVDYGTSSAYGSSASEPAGTRTVHQVTITGLTRTTKYYFRIQYPGPVTATGSFITADNAGTSDDDPVTDTAGDKSLVTIAQNQILATQDGSAFFAWKDPDGSVYASFIDNDAAPTKRWGADGTAVDSNNRTVLGLFPDFLGYCFVTLGDGTNIYIKRIYNNAGALAFDTVFGANAAATGLNISTGTNPAVTMLWGDQAANNVSAGFVTKVVPVGAVPNTTEMNIPWGNYFFDYDVDLSVAATGNHIIDGSYNHTTINIAGQNYRHVIGTAAGVVTATENYWIADNTSTTSFTATNHVVNTATAVTQTQTTYSNAGNNAYTDHGVNIAGWGTNDLITDGTNWGYVTANASAINLSGLVLADSGDNDFTNTNQLIDFWSFPSWLSTVYVYALVQNTTSSLYSYAITIDNNYTLTLANDIFPNSGENYSIWNGQYCWTHVPSAVSFYTIQFNPSGLISNGETVTLYNYVTGGTADTPRTNPLYDDGVDLSAVANNDIVVNLTTNNDSRVNDITYRTAGALGLVDSIMSNNQFYWILRFLNSAEPILVLGQATSTVANQLVSTSKSFGFSGLVKKGDLVYNITDNLYAVVTSVDDNDTLTLNKNIVTVGDYFIVFASNEPLIETGTVTTTGNPFTDTNANFTSANGPVQVGDIVHNLDAGTSAYVTAVNSATQLTLNNNIMTTAGHRYVIIQPRVLVAYERAGDIYGKVIRLRDGTTYLNEFTICGAAGTQANVKLITSGYTSTNTGAIALYQSGAGPTYTYYAKRINGAGVVNAADNAANGGLGVLVTPANATLLNAFSDDAGGMFILYKIANDIFVRRISSGMAISWTNTINNVVDAAMCRSGTGVIVTYNKTTNSSQIFAQGYTGAGAVAFGETTIVALTPWAYTSNLNIVPDGNGGAIISWVDERYLPQLGYAIMSQAIDSLGTRRWDADPGAGTDFDGILIGFTNIWYKPYLGLKAAFFNDGGTPYGGIFLWYDRRNNKQDIYYDINSN; this is encoded by the coding sequence ATGGAAAAACACAAAATTTTACTACTCATACAACTTATAAGCCTGTTGTTGCTGTTTCAATGTGCTCCCCAGGCACCCACGGTACAACCAAATCCTGAACAGAGTGGTGGAGGGGGTACAGGGATAGGTACCGCAGCCCCTGATCTGCTTAACGCATATCCAGCTAATGGTGATACCAGTATACCGGTAGACACATCAATTGTGCTTATTTTTTCAGAACCGGTGGACCTGGCAACGATAGTTCCTGCTAATGTTACCATATCAGGTGGTGTAACGTACAGTGCATCATCTTCATCAGATGGCAGAGTTGTTATATTAACCATTACTTCAGGAAATCTTTCACCATTAACACCATATACCATTGATGTAGGTACAGGAGTTCTGGATCAGGATATCCCGCAGCGAAATCTAATCACAAATTATAGCATCACATTTACTACATCTGCAGATACTTCTACCTTTGAACATCCCAGGGTTATTGCTGCATCACGCTATCCATCTAATGGTGCAAATAACGTCAGCATAAACCAGAGTTTTGTTGACGTCACATTTACCAAGCAAGTTAATCCGGTAACAGTTGTTGCAAACGCAAGTTTTGATATAACACCAGGTTTGGCAACAGGTGTCAGTACTACTGATAACCAGACATTCAGATTACAATTATCAACTTCACTGGCTTATAATACACTCTATACAATTGCCCTTACAGCTGCTATTACCGATTCACTATCCAATCCACTTGTGCTTGATGGCAATCACACCTGGACGTTCACAACCGAACTTGCACCTGCAACCGGTGCTCTTACCATTAGCAATGTGTGGGTAATGAATATCACCGACACACAGGCCATCATTTACTGGACAACAAGTACTCCACAGGCTGCAATAAGTGTTGATTATGGTACAAGTTCAGCCTATGGTTCCTCTGCTTCAGAACCTGCAGGCACGCGCACCGTGCATCAGGTAACAATCACAGGTTTAACACGGACAACAAAATACTATTTCAGGATTCAATATCCAGGGCCAGTAACAGCCACGGGAAGTTTTATCACTGCAGATAATGCTGGAACATCTGATGATGATCCGGTAACTGATACAGCAGGTGATAAGTCATTGGTAACTATCGCTCAAAATCAAATACTTGCTACGCAGGATGGCTCAGCATTTTTTGCATGGAAAGACCCTGATGGTTCTGTATATGCTTCATTTATTGACAATGATGCTGCTCCAACAAAACGCTGGGGTGCAGATGGAACGGCCGTGGATTCCAACAACCGAACGGTACTTGGATTATTTCCTGACTTTTTAGGCTACTGCTTTGTAACGTTAGGTGATGGAACAAATATTTATATAAAACGCATTTATAACAATGCAGGAGCGCTTGCATTTGATACCGTATTTGGTGCAAATGCTGCTGCCACAGGATTAAATATTTCCACTGGCACCAACCCGGCGGTAACCATGCTGTGGGGCGATCAGGCAGCAAATAATGTGAGTGCAGGTTTTGTAACAAAGGTAGTACCTGTTGGTGCTGTGCCAAATACAACCGAAATGAACATACCATGGGGAAATTATTTCTTTGATTACGATGTTGATTTAAGTGTGGCTGCCACAGGTAACCATATAATCGATGGGTCGTATAATCACACCACAATTAACATAGCAGGACAAAATTACCGGCATGTCATAGGAACTGCTGCAGGTGTTGTCACTGCAACTGAAAACTACTGGATTGCCGACAACACCTCCACCACCAGTTTTACTGCCACCAATCATGTTGTCAATACTGCCACAGCTGTCACACAAACACAAACCACCTACAGCAACGCAGGCAATAACGCATATACCGACCATGGTGTTAATATAGCAGGCTGGGGAACAAATGACCTTATTACTGACGGGACTAACTGGGGATATGTTACTGCAAATGCATCTGCTATAAATCTTTCTGGTCTGGTTTTGGCTGATTCGGGTGATAATGATTTTACAAATACAAATCAATTAATTGATTTCTGGAGTTTCCCAAGTTGGCTTTCAACTGTATATGTTTATGCATTAGTACAAAACACAACATCATCCTTATATTCTTATGCTATTACAATTGATAATAACTATACTTTAACACTGGCTAATGATATTTTCCCAAATTCAGGCGAAAATTACTCCATCTGGAATGGGCAATACTGTTGGACACATGTTCCTTCAGCAGTGAGCTTTTATACCATCCAATTTAATCCATCAGGGTTAATCAGCAATGGCGAAACGGTAACCCTATACAACTATGTCACTGGTGGAACTGCAGATACACCTCGTACAAACCCACTCTATGATGATGGAGTTGATTTATCAGCTGTAGCTAATAATGATATTGTAGTTAACCTTACCACAAATAATGACTCAAGGGTTAATGATATCACTTACCGTACAGCTGGTGCATTGGGTCTTGTAGATAGTATCATGTCCAATAATCAATTTTACTGGATATTGAGATTTTTAAATTCAGCTGAGCCCATTCTTGTTTTGGGTCAGGCTACATCCACTGTTGCCAATCAGCTTGTTTCAACTTCAAAATCCTTTGGGTTTTCTGGCCTTGTCAAAAAAGGGGATCTTGTATATAATATCACTGACAATCTGTATGCAGTGGTAACCAGTGTTGATGACAATGATACACTTACATTAAATAAAAATATAGTAACAGTAGGCGATTATTTTATTGTATTTGCAAGTAACGAACCTCTCATTGAAACGGGCACTGTTACTACAACAGGGAATCCATTTACCGATACCAATGCCAATTTTACTTCGGCAAACGGCCCTGTTCAAGTTGGTGACATTGTTCACAATCTTGATGCCGGCACAAGCGCCTATGTAACTGCGGTGAACTCAGCAACTCAGCTTACACTGAATAATAACATAATGACAACTGCCGGTCACCGTTACGTCATTATTCAGCCACGAGTGCTTGTTGCCTATGAACGTGCAGGAGATATTTATGGTAAGGTCATCCGTCTTAGGGATGGAACCACCTATTTAAACGAATTTACTATCTGTGGTGCAGCGGGAACTCAGGCAAACGTGAAGCTAATAACCTCCGGTTATACAAGCACCAATACCGGCGCTATTGCTCTTTACCAGAGTGGTGCAGGCCCAACGTATACCTATTACGCAAAGCGCATAAATGGGGCTGGTGTGGTTAATGCTGCTGATAATGCAGCTAATGGTGGCCTTGGTGTACTGGTTACTCCTGCAAATGCAACCTTACTTAATGCTTTTTCTGATGATGCTGGTGGAATGTTTATTTTATACAAGATTGCAAATGATATATTTGTACGAAGAATATCATCAGGTATGGCTATTTCCTGGACTAACACTATTAACAATGTTGTTGATGCAGCAATGTGTAGATCTGGTACTGGTGTGATAGTTACCTACAACAAGACTACCAATTCCAGCCAGATTTTTGCTCAAGGTTATACAGGAGCAGGTGCCGTGGCTTTTGGCGAAACAACTATTGTTGCTCTGACCCCCTGGGCATACACATCCAATCTAAATATTGTACCTGATGGGAATGGTGGTGCTATTATAAGCTGGGTTGATGAGCGCTATCTGCCACAACTTGGATATGCTATAATGTCACAGGCAATCGATTCTTTAGGAACACGACGATGGGATGCAGACCCAGGTGCTGGAACCGATTTTGATGGCATTCTTATTGGGTTTACCAATATATGGTATAAACCCTACCTTGGGTTAAAAGCTGCCTTTTTCAATGATGGAGGCACCCCCTATGGCGGTATATTCCTGTGGTATGACAGGCGTAATAACAAACAGGATATTTATTATGATATAAATAGTAATTAA
- a CDS encoding fibronectin type III domain-containing protein has protein sequence MKRYIYNFLVIMMLASWGRAYATITSVVLTPQNPTFLSMGNGYYLAGKTYTFTVQVVDPDLTAWNQITEVVLTIPNSTNIQLRVSAITGTGAGNHMLTIVSGTVACSSSIAGTWNNFTVTFNITFQWNTQESAWALNRNIVASATTTVPANNTVTDTKSVSYGVCASIRILNFAQDGVASDGMINPWHSAFNVTGTIVYNVPGAAALDAVHLVADALTGEITNAELLRNGIATVATDGDESDGLTLPVPLEYFFSLDNTPPYSQLGNHTWTVRITCSTPGGPEVSINSLTINCDVVEITNIEIINGGGLNASPNYWRSVAVPGTQVRVTARLQWALTNVVGNTTVRIQDSEGNNTDVLIPNGQPSAVANITYPTVTAQATDTITYQAISITGGAHDDEQNGAGRIPQVATRTVYWDNADPPGANTPPFTTYTGHSQTATTITVNWGALNTATVDGDFDSYRIYYRESPAGIWFMVDRTIIAALGNAATTQATITGLTPLTNYDIRISAVDVFGYEVALVNRISDTISTTATSIEVSITDGITEWGDTTFGTVASNRPVRKTAIRVNVRIVSAADLPETVNIIVAQGDIGVGVDLIAGGVINPVLTEGVDYYRITTSRIGPNTWVGYIPDTNTLITIGNDVRFIIETIKSGITTYTDSDSESESPPGNPNDFEYSFAVTTPTQFTPWPTRILNNVITDKNPTCYPAYYLTDDAYVDITVYDIKGRPVAKLLDNAFRKGGQNIKEGGWSGTNKANNKLGVGLYYIHIRAKRVSDGKIILNSFQKVVIAK, from the coding sequence ATGAAAAGATATATATACAACTTTCTGGTTATCATGATGCTTGCTTCCTGGGGGCGTGCCTATGCTACCATTACGTCGGTAGTTTTAACCCCCCAAAACCCCACATTTTTATCTATGGGTAATGGATATTATCTGGCGGGGAAAACGTATACCTTTACCGTGCAGGTGGTAGATCCAGATCTTACTGCATGGAATCAGATAACCGAAGTTGTGCTAACTATCCCTAATTCCACAAACATCCAGCTAAGGGTTTCTGCCATAACTGGTACGGGCGCCGGGAATCATATGTTGACAATAGTTTCTGGCACAGTAGCTTGCAGTTCATCTATTGCTGGTACCTGGAATAACTTTACTGTAACATTTAATATTACATTTCAATGGAATACACAGGAGTCAGCCTGGGCATTAAACAGAAATATTGTAGCATCGGCTACAACAACAGTACCTGCTAATAATACCGTAACAGATACTAAATCTGTATCGTATGGTGTGTGTGCATCCATACGTATTTTAAACTTTGCTCAGGATGGTGTTGCTTCTGACGGCATGATTAACCCATGGCACAGCGCTTTTAATGTTACAGGAACTATCGTATATAATGTACCGGGAGCAGCCGCTCTTGATGCTGTGCATCTTGTTGCAGATGCTTTAACAGGTGAAATTACAAATGCCGAATTGCTTCGTAATGGGATTGCAACAGTTGCCACTGATGGTGATGAGTCAGATGGCCTTACATTACCAGTACCATTGGAATATTTTTTTAGCCTTGATAATACTCCACCGTATAGCCAGTTAGGCAATCATACATGGACAGTAAGAATAACCTGCAGCACACCCGGAGGTCCTGAAGTTTCAATAAATTCTTTGACCATTAATTGTGATGTGGTTGAAATCACCAATATTGAAATTATAAATGGGGGAGGCCTCAATGCATCACCAAATTATTGGCGAAGTGTCGCTGTACCAGGAACTCAGGTCAGGGTTACTGCACGGTTGCAATGGGCGCTTACCAATGTAGTAGGAAATACAACGGTAAGAATTCAGGATAGTGAAGGCAATAATACTGATGTATTAATTCCCAATGGACAGCCCAGCGCTGTAGCAAATATAACATATCCAACAGTAACAGCACAGGCTACGGATACCATTACCTATCAGGCTATAAGTATTACCGGTGGAGCACATGATGATGAGCAAAATGGTGCAGGACGTATACCACAGGTAGCAACACGGACAGTATACTGGGATAACGCGGATCCACCTGGTGCAAATACGCCACCATTTACCACCTATACCGGGCATTCACAGACAGCTACAACTATTACTGTAAACTGGGGGGCGCTTAATACTGCTACTGTTGATGGTGATTTTGACAGCTACAGAATTTATTACCGGGAAAGCCCTGCTGGTATATGGTTTATGGTTGACCGTACCATAATAGCAGCACTGGGGAACGCCGCAACAACACAGGCCACTATAACCGGGCTTACCCCATTGACCAACTATGATATACGTATTTCAGCAGTTGATGTTTTTGGCTATGAAGTAGCTTTAGTAAATCGGATTTCCGATACAATATCAACAACTGCTACCAGCATTGAAGTGTCAATAACTGATGGTATCACCGAATGGGGGGATACCACATTTGGAACAGTTGCAAGCAACAGGCCTGTAAGAAAAACAGCAATACGGGTTAATGTGAGAATTGTTAGTGCTGCTGATTTGCCAGAAACAGTCAATATAATTGTTGCACAGGGTGATATTGGAGTGGGTGTTGATTTAATTGCAGGAGGAGTAATTAATCCAGTTTTAACCGAGGGTGTGGATTATTATAGGATCACAACTTCAAGAATTGGTCCCAACACATGGGTTGGCTATATACCTGATACTAATACTTTAATAACAATAGGGAATGATGTGCGGTTTATTATCGAAACAATTAAATCAGGAATAACCACCTATACCGACAGTGATTCGGAATCTGAATCACCGCCCGGTAATCCAAATGACTTTGAATATTCTTTTGCCGTTACAACGCCCACTCAATTTACCCCCTGGCCCACGCGTATTTTAAACAATGTCATAACTGACAAAAACCCCACCTGCTATCCGGCGTATTATCTTACCGATGATGCGTATGTTGATATTACTGTATATGATATAAAGGGAAGGCCTGTTGCTAAACTACTGGATAATGCATTCCGCAAAGGAGGCCAGAATATAAAAGAAGGTGGCTGGAGCGGGACCAATAAGGCAAATAACAAGCTTGGTGTTGGATTGTACTATATTCATATACGTGCAAAAAGAGTGAGTGATGGAAAAATTATACTCAATTCCTTCCAGAAAGTAGTTATTGCAAAATAA